The genomic stretch GCCAGCCCCCTCTCAGGACCGCGCTCCCCGTAGTAGTCGCCTCCTCGAAAACCGGGGTCATTGATTATGGCCTGCCGGGCCACCTGGTTAAAGGCGATGCCTTGGTCGCTAAGCCGAGCTGAGGAGGCGAGGATTATGACTTTTTGCACCCGCTCCGGGTACGCCAACGCCCACTCTAAGGCCTGTTGCCCTCCCAGCGAACCCCCCGCCACCGCCCACAGCCTTTCGATCCCCAGGTGGGAGACGAGCCGTTCCTGGAGGCGCACCCAGTCGCCCACTGTAACCACGGGAAAGCGCAGCCCATACGGCCTGCCGGTAGCTGGGTCGACTGATCCCGGCCCGGTAGTCCCGTAGCAGCCGCCCAAAACATTGGAGCAAATGACAAAGTATTTCCTGGTGTCAAAAGCCTTCCCCGGCCCCACCATGGAGTCCCACCAGCCCGGCCGGTCCAACCGCCAAGGCCGGCCATATTCTCGAGCACTGGCATCCCAGCCAGCGACATGGGCGTCTCCCGACAGGGCATGGAGAATAAGAATGGCATTGCTAGCATCTTGGTTTAGCTGGCCGTAGGTCTCGTATTCAACTTCCACCGGAGCAAGGCTCCCTCCACCCTCCAGCGGCAAGGGGTTAGTAGCATCGGCCAACTGCACCCTCTGGGGAAAAGTCCACCCTACCGAGCCAGGTGAATCCGGAACCTCAAATCTCGATGACTTTTTAGCCGGAAGCAAGTTCAAAGGGTCGCTCATCGGGTTCCCTCCTGTTGGCTAGCCGCAATCGCTTGGTCCAGGTCAGCGATGATGTCCTCAACTTCTTCTAGGCCAACCGACAACCTGATATAATCGTCAGTTACTCCGGCTGATAACCGTTCCTCCTGACTCAACTGCTGGTGGGTAGTGGAAGCCGGGTGGATGATCAGGCTCTTGGCGTCGCCAAT from Clostridia bacterium encodes the following:
- a CDS encoding homoserine O-acetyltransferase, with product MSDPLNLLPAKKSSRFEVPDSPGSVGWTFPQRVQLADATNPLPLEGGGSLAPVEVEYETYGQLNQDASNAILILHALSGDAHVAGWDASAREYGRPWRLDRPGWWDSMVGPGKAFDTRKYFVICSNVLGGCYGTTGPGSVDPATGRPYGLRFPVVTVGDWVRLQERLVSHLGIERLWAVAGGSLGGQQALEWALAYPERVQKVIILASSARLSDQGIAFNQVARQAIINDPGFRGGDYYGERGPERGLAIARMLGHITYLSETSMGWKFGRRYCHKGGPSFGFNLDFEVERYLEHQGRSFVERFDANSYLYITKAMDYYDAASWGEGDLVRACIRAKSQFLLLSFSSDWLYPPAQTKQLARAIKKAGKSVIYFNLASLYGHDAFLLEANKVTPIIKRFLEA